From Mustela erminea isolate mMusErm1 chromosome 1, mMusErm1.Pri, whole genome shotgun sequence, a single genomic window includes:
- the EIF4G1 gene encoding eukaryotic translation initiation factor 4 gamma 1 isoform X3, protein MNKAPQPTGPPPAPSPGLPQPAFPPGQTAPVVFSTPQATQMNTPSQPRQGGFRSLQHFYPSRAQPPSSAATRVQSAAPARPGPAAHVYPAGSQVMMIPSQISYSASQGAYYIPGQGRSTYVVPTQQYPVQPGAPSFYPGASPTEFGTYAGAYYPAQGVQQFPTGVAPTPVLMNQPPQIAPKRERKTIRIRDPNQGGKDITEEIMSGARTASTPTPPQTGGGLEPQANGETPQVAVVVRPDDRSQGAIIGSRPGLPGPEHSPSESQPSSPCPTPSPPPILDPGSEPNLAVLSVPGDTVTTGMIQMSVEESTPLPREPGEPYCLSPEPTPLAEPILEVEVTLSKPIPESEFSSSPLQVSTPSASHKEEILPEPNGMVPSEDLAPEVESSPELAPLPPQACPSESPVPIAPTAQPEELLNGAPSPPAVDLSPVSEPEEQVKEVPASVASPTVLSAIPAMAPPATSPAQEEEMEEEEEEEEEGEAGDAEGQKGGEELLPPESTPVAAHLSQNLEAAATTQVAVSVPKRRRKIKELNKKEAVGDILDAFKEVSPGVPEVENQPPVGTSSGPEPEGSSAPPRPEEADETWDSKEDKIHNAENIQPGEQKYEYKSDQWKPLNLEEKKRYDREFLLGFQFIFASMQKPEGLPHISDVVLDKANKTPLRPPDPTRPQGINCGPDFTPSFANLGRPALSNRGPPRGGPGGELPRGPQAGLGPRRSQQGPRKEPRKIIATVLMTEDIKLNKAEKAWKPSSKRTAADKDRGEEDADGSKTQDLFRRVRSILNKLTPQMFQQLMKQVTQLAIDTEERLKGVIDLIFEKAISEPNFSVAYANMCRCLMALKVPTTEKPTVTVNFRKLLLNRCQKEFEKDKDDDEVFEKKQKEMDEAATAEERGRLKEELEEARDIARRRSLGNIKFIGELFKLKMLTEAIMHDCVVKLLKNHDEESLECLCRLLTTIGKDLDFEKAKPRMDQYFNQMEKIIKEKKTSSRIRFMLQDVLDLRRSNWVPRRGDQGPKTIDQIHKEAEMEEHWEHVKVQQLMAKGSDKRRGGPPGPPISRGLPLVDDGGWNTVPISKGSRPIDTSRLTKITKPGSIDSNNQLFAPGGRLSWGKGSSGGSGAKPSDAASEAARPATSTLNRFSALQQAVPTESTDSRRVVQRSSLSRERGEKAGDRGDRLERSERGGDRGDRLDRSRTPATKRSFSKEVEERSRERPSQPEGLRKAASLTEDRDRGRDAVKREATLPPVSPPKAALSEEELEKKSKAIIEEYLHLNDMKEAVQCVQELASPSLLFIFVRHGIESTLERSTIAREHMGRLLHQLLFAGHLSTAQYYQGLYEILELAEDMEIDIPHVWLYLAELVTPILQEGGIPMGELFREITKPLRPLGKAASLLLEILGLLCKSMGPKKVGTLWREAGLSWKEFLPEGQDVSAFVAEQKVEYTLGEESEAPGQRMLSSEELSRQLEKLLKEGSSNQQVFDWIEANLSEQQVASNTLVRALMTTVCYSAIIFETPLRVDVAVLKARAKLLQKYLCDEQKELQALYALQALVVTLEQPANLLRMFFDTLYDEDVVKEDAFYSWESSKDPAEQQGKGVALKSVTAFFKWLREAEEEESDHN, encoded by the exons atgaacaaagcTCCACAGCCCACAggccccccacctgccccatcCCCTGGACTCCCACAG CCAGCGTTTCCCCCGGGGCAGACAGCACCGGTGGTGTTCAGTACGCCACAAGCGACACAAATGAACACGCCTTCTCAGCCCCGCCAG GGAGGATTCAGGTCTCTGCAG CACTTCTACCCCAGCCGGGCCCAGCCCCCAAGCAGTGCAGCCACCCGAGTGCAGAGTGCAGCCCCCGCCCGCCCTGGCCCAGCTGCCCATGTCTACCCTGCTGGATCCCAAGTAATGATGATCCCTTCCCAGATCTCCTACTCAGCCTCCCAAGGGGCCTACTACATCCCTGGACAG gGGCGTTCCACATATGTTGTCCCGACACAGCAGTATCCTGTacagccaggagccccaagctTCTATCCGGGTGCGAGCCCTACAGAGTTTGGGACTTACG ctggCGCCTACTACCCAGCCCAGGGTGTGCAGCAGTTTCCCACTGGTGTCGCCCCCACCCCAGTTTTGATGAACCAGCCACCCCAGATTGCTCCCAAGAGGGAGCGGAAGACC ATCCGAATTCGAGATCCAAACCAAGGAGGGAAGGATATCACAGAGGAGATCATGTCTGGGGCCCGCACCGCCTccacacccacccctccccag ACGGGAGGCGGTCTGGAGCCTCAAGCTAATGGGGAGACACCCCAGGTTGCTGTTGTTGTTCGGCCAG ATGATCGGTCCCAGGGAGCAATCATTGGGAGCCGGCCGGGCCTGCCTGGCCCAGAACACAGCCCTTCAGAATCCCAGCCTTCGTCACCTTGTCCGACCCCATCACCACCCCCAATCTTGGACCCGGGGTCTGAGCCTAATCTCGCAGTCCTCTCTGTTCCTGGGGACACTGTGACAACAGGGATGATCCAGATGTCTGTAGAAGAATCCACCCCTCTGCCCCGTGAACCTGGGGAGCCATATTGCCTCTCTCCAGAACCTACTCCCCTCGCTGAACCCATACTGGAAGTAGAAGTGACACTTAGCAAACCGATTCCAGAGTCTGAGTTCTCTTCCAGTCCTCTCCAGGTTTCCACCCCCTCTGCATCTCACAAAGAGGAAATTCTTCCTGAACCAAATGGCATGGTCCCATCTGAGGATCTGGCACCAGAGGTGGAGTCGAGCCCAGAGcttgctcctctccctccccaagctTGTCCCTCTGAATCCCCCGTGCCCATTGCTCCAACTGCCCAACCTGAGGAACTGCTCAACGGAGCCCCCTCGCCACCAGCTGTGGACTTAAGCCCAGTCAGTGAGCCAGAGGAGCAGGTCAAGGAGGTTCCCGCATCAGTGGCTTCCCCCACCGTCCTCTCTGCCATTCCGGCTATGGCTCCTCCAGCTACTTCCCCAGctcaggaggaggaaatggaggaagaggaggaagaggaggaagaaggagaagcaggagacgCTGAGGgtcagaagggaggagaggaactTCTTCCCCCGGAGAGCACCCCTGTTGCAGCCCACCTGTCGCAGAATTTGGAGGCAGCAGCCACCACCCAAG TGGCAGTGTCTGTGCCAAAGAGGAGACGGAAAATTAAGGAGCTCAATAAGAAGGAGGCTGTAGGCGACATTCTGGATGCCTTCAAGGAG GTGAGCCCAGGAGTACCAGAAGTGGAGAATCAGCCTCCTGTGGGCACCAGTTCTGGTCCGGAGCCTGAGGGCAGTAGTGCACCCCCGAGGCCCGAGGAAGCAGACGAGACCTGGGACTCAAAGGAAGACAAAATTCACAATGCAGAGAACATCCAGCCTGGGGAACAGAAGTATGAGTATAAGTCAG ATCAGTGGAAGCCTCTAAATCTTGAGGAGAAAAAGCGCTACGACCGTGAGTTCCTCCTTGGCTTTCAGTTCATCTTTGCCAGCATGCAGAAGCCGGAGGGATTGCCCCATATCAGCGATGTGGTGTTGGATAAG GCCAATAAAACACCACTGCGGCCACCGGACCCTACTAGACCTCAAGGCATAAATTGTGGTCCAGACTTCACTCCTTCTTTTGCCAACCTTGGCCGACCAGCCCTCAGCAACCGTGGGCCCCCGAGGGGTGGTCCAGGTGGGGAGCTGCCCCGAGGGCCG CAGGCTGGTCTGGGACCCCGGCGCTCTCAGCAGGGCCCCCGAAAGGAACCCCGCAAGATCATTGCCACAGTGTTAATGACTGAAGATATAAAGTTGAACAAAGCAGAGAAAGCCTGGAAACCCAGCAGCAAGCGGACAGCCGCTGATAAGGATCGAGGGGAAGAGGATGCTGATGGCAGCAAAACCCAG GACCTGTTCCGCAGGGTGCGCTCCATCCTGAATAAGCTGACACCCCAGATGTTCCAGCAGCTGATGAAGCAGGTGACGCAGCTGGCCATTGACACTGAGGAACGCCTCAAAGGGGTCATTGACCTTATCTTCGAGAAGGCCATTTCAGAGCCCAACTTCTCCGTGGCCTATGCCAACATGTGCCGCTGCCTCATGGCG CTGAAAGTGCCGACTACAGAAAAGCCAACAGTGACTGTGAACTTCCGAAAACTGTTACTGAATCGATGTCAGAAAGAgtttgaaaaagacaaagatgatgATGAAGTTTTTGAGAAGAAGCAAAAAGAGATGGATGAAGCTGCCACG GCAGAGGAACGGGGACGCCTGAAGGAAGAGTTGGAAGAGGCTCGAGACATAGCCCGGCGGCGCTCGCTAGGGAATATTAAATTTATTGGCGAGTTGTTTAAGCTGAAGATGTTAACAGAGGCGATAATGCATGACTGTGTGGTCAAGTTACTTAAGAACCATGACGAAGAGTCCCTTGAATGCCTTTGTCGTTTGCTCACTACCATTGGCAAAGATTTGGACTTTGAAAAAGCCAAG CCCCGAATGGATCAGTATTTCAACCAGATGgaaaaaatcattaaggaaaagaaGACTTCATCCCGAATCCGCTTTATGCTGCAAGACGTGCTGGATCTGCGACGG AGCAATTGGGTGCCACGCCGTGGGGACCAGGGTCCCAAGACTATTGACCAGATTCACAAGGAAGCTGAGATGGAGGAGCACTGGGAACATGTAAAAGTGCAACAGCTGATGGCCAAGGGCAGCGACAAGCGTCGGGGTGGCCCTCCTGGCCCACCCATTA GCCGTGGCCTCCCACTTGTGGATGATGGTGGCTGGAACACAGTCCCCATCAGCAAGGGCAGCCGCCCTATAGACACCTCACGACTCACCAAGATCACGAAG CCTGGCTCCATTGATTCTAACAACCAGCTCTTTGCACCTGGAGGACGATTGAGCTGGGGCAAGGGCAGCAGTGGGGGCTCAGGAGCTAAGCCCTCTGATGCAG CATCAGAAGCTGCTCGTCCAGCTACTAGTACCTTGAACCGCTTCTCAGCCCTTCAACAAGCAGTACCTACAGAAAGCACAGATAGCAGACGTGTGGTACAGAG GAGTAGCTTGAGTCGGGAAAGAGGTGAGAAAGCTGGGGACCGGGGAGACCGCCTAGAGCGGAGTGAACGGGGAGGTGACCGTGGGGACCGGCTCGATCGCTCTCGGACACCTGCCACCAAGCGGAGCTTTAGCAAGGAAGTGGAGGAGCGGAGTAGAGAGAGGCCCTCCCAGCCTGAGGGACTGCGCAAGGCAGCTAGCCTGACAGAGGATCGGGACCGCGGGCGCGATGCCG TGAAGCGAGAAGCCACCCTGCCTCCGGTGAGCCCCCCGAAGGCTGCGCTTTCCGAGGAAGAGCTGGAGAAGAAATCCAAGGCCATCATTGAGGAATACCTCCATCTCAATGACATGAAG GAGGCAGTGCAGTGCGTACAGGAGctggcctccccctccctgctcttcaTCTTTGTGCGGCATGGCATTGAGTCAACACTGGAGCGCAGCACCATCGCTCGGGAGCATATGGGGCGGCTGCTGCACCAGCTGCTCTTTGCCGGGCACCTCTCCACTGCTCAGTACTACCAAGG GCTGTATGAAATCTTAGAATTGGCTGAAGACATGGAAATTGACATCCCCCATGTATGGCTCTACCTAGCAGAACTCGTAACGCCCATTCTGCAGGAAGGTGGGATACCTATGGGGGAGCTCTTCAG ggaGATTACAAAACCTCTGAGACCCCTGGGCAAAGCTGCTTCCCTATTGCTGGAGATTCTGGGGCTTCTGTGTAAAAGCATG GGTCCCAAAAAGGTGGGGACGCTGTGGCGAGAGGCTGGACTCAGTTGGAAGGAATTTCTACCTGAAGGCCAGGATGTCAGTGCATTTGTCGCTGAACAG AAGGTGGAGTATACCTTGGGGGAGGAGTCAGAAGCTCCTGGCCAAAGGATGCTCTCTTCCGAGGAGCTGAGCAGGCAGCTGGAGAAGCTGCTAAAGGAGGGCAGCAGTAACCAGCAGGTGTTTGACTGGATAGAG GCCAACCTGAGTGAGCAGCAGGTAGCATCCAACACACTAGTTCGAGCTCTCATGACAACTGTCTGCTATTCTGCAATTATCT TTGAGACGCCGCTCCGAGTGGATGTCGCGGTGCTGAAAGCGCGAGCGAAACTGCTCCAGAAATACCTGTGTGATGAGCAAAAGGAGCTGCAGGCGCTCTACGCCCTCCAGGCCCTTGTAGTGACCCTAGAACAGCCTGCCA ACCTGCTTCGGATGTTCTTTGACACGCTGTATGATGAGGATGTGGTGAAAGAGGATGCCTTCTACAGCTGGGAGAGTAGCAAGGACCCTGCTGAGCAACAGGGCAAGGGCGTGGCCCTTAAATCTGTCACAGCCTTCTTCAAGTGGCTTcgtgaggcagaggaggaggagtctGACCACAACTGA
- the EIF4G1 gene encoding eukaryotic translation initiation factor 4 gamma 1 isoform X8: MNTPSQPRQGGFRSLQHFYPSRAQPPSSAATRVQSAAPARPGPAAHVYPAGSQVMMIPSQISYSASQGAYYIPGQGRSTYVVPTQQYPVQPGAPSFYPGASPTEFGTYAGAYYPAQGVQQFPTGVAPTPVLMNQPPQIAPKRERKTIRIRDPNQGGKDITEEIMSGARTASTPTPPQTGGGLEPQANGETPQVAVVVRPDDRSQGAIIGSRPGLPGPEHSPSESQPSSPCPTPSPPPILDPGSEPNLAVLSVPGDTVTTGMIQMSVEESTPLPREPGEPYCLSPEPTPLAEPILEVEVTLSKPIPESEFSSSPLQVSTPSASHKEEILPEPNGMVPSEDLAPEVESSPELAPLPPQACPSESPVPIAPTAQPEELLNGAPSPPAVDLSPVSEPEEQVKEVPASVASPTVLSAIPAMAPPATSPAQEEEMEEEEEEEEEGEAGDAEGQKGGEELLPPESTPVAAHLSQNLEAAATTQVAVSVPKRRRKIKELNKKEAVGDILDAFKEVSPGVPEVENQPPVGTSSGPEPEGSSAPPRPEEADETWDSKEDKIHNAENIQPGEQKYEYKSDQWKPLNLEEKKRYDREFLLGFQFIFASMQKPEGLPHISDVVLDKANKTPLRPPDPTRPQGINCGPDFTPSFANLGRPALSNRGPPRGGPGGELPRGPQAGLGPRRSQQGPRKEPRKIIATVLMTEDIKLNKAEKAWKPSSKRTAADKDRGEEDADGSKTQDLFRRVRSILNKLTPQMFQQLMKQVTQLAIDTEERLKGVIDLIFEKAISEPNFSVAYANMCRCLMALKVPTTEKPTVTVNFRKLLLNRCQKEFEKDKDDDEVFEKKQKEMDEAATAEERGRLKEELEEARDIARRRSLGNIKFIGELFKLKMLTEAIMHDCVVKLLKNHDEESLECLCRLLTTIGKDLDFEKAKPRMDQYFNQMEKIIKEKKTSSRIRFMLQDVLDLRRSNWVPRRGDQGPKTIDQIHKEAEMEEHWEHVKVQQLMAKGSDKRRGGPPGPPISRGLPLVDDGGWNTVPISKGSRPIDTSRLTKITKPGSIDSNNQLFAPGGRLSWGKGSSGGSGAKPSDAASEAARPATSTLNRFSALQQAVPTESTDSRRVVQRSSLSRERGEKAGDRGDRLERSERGGDRGDRLDRSRTPATKRSFSKEVEERSRERPSQPEGLRKAASLTEDRDRGRDAVKREATLPPVSPPKAALSEEELEKKSKAIIEEYLHLNDMKEAVQCVQELASPSLLFIFVRHGIESTLERSTIAREHMGRLLHQLLFAGHLSTAQYYQGLYEILELAEDMEIDIPHVWLYLAELVTPILQEGGIPMGELFREITKPLRPLGKAASLLLEILGLLCKSMGPKKVGTLWREAGLSWKEFLPEGQDVSAFVAEQKVEYTLGEESEAPGQRMLSSEELSRQLEKLLKEGSSNQQVFDWIEANLSEQQVASNTLVRALMTTVCYSAIIFETPLRVDVAVLKARAKLLQKYLCDEQKELQALYALQALVVTLEQPANLLRMFFDTLYDEDVVKEDAFYSWESSKDPAEQQGKGVALKSVTAFFKWLREAEEEESDHN, translated from the exons ATGAACACGCCTTCTCAGCCCCGCCAG GGAGGATTCAGGTCTCTGCAG CACTTCTACCCCAGCCGGGCCCAGCCCCCAAGCAGTGCAGCCACCCGAGTGCAGAGTGCAGCCCCCGCCCGCCCTGGCCCAGCTGCCCATGTCTACCCTGCTGGATCCCAAGTAATGATGATCCCTTCCCAGATCTCCTACTCAGCCTCCCAAGGGGCCTACTACATCCCTGGACAG gGGCGTTCCACATATGTTGTCCCGACACAGCAGTATCCTGTacagccaggagccccaagctTCTATCCGGGTGCGAGCCCTACAGAGTTTGGGACTTACG ctggCGCCTACTACCCAGCCCAGGGTGTGCAGCAGTTTCCCACTGGTGTCGCCCCCACCCCAGTTTTGATGAACCAGCCACCCCAGATTGCTCCCAAGAGGGAGCGGAAGACC ATCCGAATTCGAGATCCAAACCAAGGAGGGAAGGATATCACAGAGGAGATCATGTCTGGGGCCCGCACCGCCTccacacccacccctccccag ACGGGAGGCGGTCTGGAGCCTCAAGCTAATGGGGAGACACCCCAGGTTGCTGTTGTTGTTCGGCCAG ATGATCGGTCCCAGGGAGCAATCATTGGGAGCCGGCCGGGCCTGCCTGGCCCAGAACACAGCCCTTCAGAATCCCAGCCTTCGTCACCTTGTCCGACCCCATCACCACCCCCAATCTTGGACCCGGGGTCTGAGCCTAATCTCGCAGTCCTCTCTGTTCCTGGGGACACTGTGACAACAGGGATGATCCAGATGTCTGTAGAAGAATCCACCCCTCTGCCCCGTGAACCTGGGGAGCCATATTGCCTCTCTCCAGAACCTACTCCCCTCGCTGAACCCATACTGGAAGTAGAAGTGACACTTAGCAAACCGATTCCAGAGTCTGAGTTCTCTTCCAGTCCTCTCCAGGTTTCCACCCCCTCTGCATCTCACAAAGAGGAAATTCTTCCTGAACCAAATGGCATGGTCCCATCTGAGGATCTGGCACCAGAGGTGGAGTCGAGCCCAGAGcttgctcctctccctccccaagctTGTCCCTCTGAATCCCCCGTGCCCATTGCTCCAACTGCCCAACCTGAGGAACTGCTCAACGGAGCCCCCTCGCCACCAGCTGTGGACTTAAGCCCAGTCAGTGAGCCAGAGGAGCAGGTCAAGGAGGTTCCCGCATCAGTGGCTTCCCCCACCGTCCTCTCTGCCATTCCGGCTATGGCTCCTCCAGCTACTTCCCCAGctcaggaggaggaaatggaggaagaggaggaagaggaggaagaaggagaagcaggagacgCTGAGGgtcagaagggaggagaggaactTCTTCCCCCGGAGAGCACCCCTGTTGCAGCCCACCTGTCGCAGAATTTGGAGGCAGCAGCCACCACCCAAG TGGCAGTGTCTGTGCCAAAGAGGAGACGGAAAATTAAGGAGCTCAATAAGAAGGAGGCTGTAGGCGACATTCTGGATGCCTTCAAGGAG GTGAGCCCAGGAGTACCAGAAGTGGAGAATCAGCCTCCTGTGGGCACCAGTTCTGGTCCGGAGCCTGAGGGCAGTAGTGCACCCCCGAGGCCCGAGGAAGCAGACGAGACCTGGGACTCAAAGGAAGACAAAATTCACAATGCAGAGAACATCCAGCCTGGGGAACAGAAGTATGAGTATAAGTCAG ATCAGTGGAAGCCTCTAAATCTTGAGGAGAAAAAGCGCTACGACCGTGAGTTCCTCCTTGGCTTTCAGTTCATCTTTGCCAGCATGCAGAAGCCGGAGGGATTGCCCCATATCAGCGATGTGGTGTTGGATAAG GCCAATAAAACACCACTGCGGCCACCGGACCCTACTAGACCTCAAGGCATAAATTGTGGTCCAGACTTCACTCCTTCTTTTGCCAACCTTGGCCGACCAGCCCTCAGCAACCGTGGGCCCCCGAGGGGTGGTCCAGGTGGGGAGCTGCCCCGAGGGCCG CAGGCTGGTCTGGGACCCCGGCGCTCTCAGCAGGGCCCCCGAAAGGAACCCCGCAAGATCATTGCCACAGTGTTAATGACTGAAGATATAAAGTTGAACAAAGCAGAGAAAGCCTGGAAACCCAGCAGCAAGCGGACAGCCGCTGATAAGGATCGAGGGGAAGAGGATGCTGATGGCAGCAAAACCCAG GACCTGTTCCGCAGGGTGCGCTCCATCCTGAATAAGCTGACACCCCAGATGTTCCAGCAGCTGATGAAGCAGGTGACGCAGCTGGCCATTGACACTGAGGAACGCCTCAAAGGGGTCATTGACCTTATCTTCGAGAAGGCCATTTCAGAGCCCAACTTCTCCGTGGCCTATGCCAACATGTGCCGCTGCCTCATGGCG CTGAAAGTGCCGACTACAGAAAAGCCAACAGTGACTGTGAACTTCCGAAAACTGTTACTGAATCGATGTCAGAAAGAgtttgaaaaagacaaagatgatgATGAAGTTTTTGAGAAGAAGCAAAAAGAGATGGATGAAGCTGCCACG GCAGAGGAACGGGGACGCCTGAAGGAAGAGTTGGAAGAGGCTCGAGACATAGCCCGGCGGCGCTCGCTAGGGAATATTAAATTTATTGGCGAGTTGTTTAAGCTGAAGATGTTAACAGAGGCGATAATGCATGACTGTGTGGTCAAGTTACTTAAGAACCATGACGAAGAGTCCCTTGAATGCCTTTGTCGTTTGCTCACTACCATTGGCAAAGATTTGGACTTTGAAAAAGCCAAG CCCCGAATGGATCAGTATTTCAACCAGATGgaaaaaatcattaaggaaaagaaGACTTCATCCCGAATCCGCTTTATGCTGCAAGACGTGCTGGATCTGCGACGG AGCAATTGGGTGCCACGCCGTGGGGACCAGGGTCCCAAGACTATTGACCAGATTCACAAGGAAGCTGAGATGGAGGAGCACTGGGAACATGTAAAAGTGCAACAGCTGATGGCCAAGGGCAGCGACAAGCGTCGGGGTGGCCCTCCTGGCCCACCCATTA GCCGTGGCCTCCCACTTGTGGATGATGGTGGCTGGAACACAGTCCCCATCAGCAAGGGCAGCCGCCCTATAGACACCTCACGACTCACCAAGATCACGAAG CCTGGCTCCATTGATTCTAACAACCAGCTCTTTGCACCTGGAGGACGATTGAGCTGGGGCAAGGGCAGCAGTGGGGGCTCAGGAGCTAAGCCCTCTGATGCAG CATCAGAAGCTGCTCGTCCAGCTACTAGTACCTTGAACCGCTTCTCAGCCCTTCAACAAGCAGTACCTACAGAAAGCACAGATAGCAGACGTGTGGTACAGAG GAGTAGCTTGAGTCGGGAAAGAGGTGAGAAAGCTGGGGACCGGGGAGACCGCCTAGAGCGGAGTGAACGGGGAGGTGACCGTGGGGACCGGCTCGATCGCTCTCGGACACCTGCCACCAAGCGGAGCTTTAGCAAGGAAGTGGAGGAGCGGAGTAGAGAGAGGCCCTCCCAGCCTGAGGGACTGCGCAAGGCAGCTAGCCTGACAGAGGATCGGGACCGCGGGCGCGATGCCG TGAAGCGAGAAGCCACCCTGCCTCCGGTGAGCCCCCCGAAGGCTGCGCTTTCCGAGGAAGAGCTGGAGAAGAAATCCAAGGCCATCATTGAGGAATACCTCCATCTCAATGACATGAAG GAGGCAGTGCAGTGCGTACAGGAGctggcctccccctccctgctcttcaTCTTTGTGCGGCATGGCATTGAGTCAACACTGGAGCGCAGCACCATCGCTCGGGAGCATATGGGGCGGCTGCTGCACCAGCTGCTCTTTGCCGGGCACCTCTCCACTGCTCAGTACTACCAAGG GCTGTATGAAATCTTAGAATTGGCTGAAGACATGGAAATTGACATCCCCCATGTATGGCTCTACCTAGCAGAACTCGTAACGCCCATTCTGCAGGAAGGTGGGATACCTATGGGGGAGCTCTTCAG ggaGATTACAAAACCTCTGAGACCCCTGGGCAAAGCTGCTTCCCTATTGCTGGAGATTCTGGGGCTTCTGTGTAAAAGCATG GGTCCCAAAAAGGTGGGGACGCTGTGGCGAGAGGCTGGACTCAGTTGGAAGGAATTTCTACCTGAAGGCCAGGATGTCAGTGCATTTGTCGCTGAACAG AAGGTGGAGTATACCTTGGGGGAGGAGTCAGAAGCTCCTGGCCAAAGGATGCTCTCTTCCGAGGAGCTGAGCAGGCAGCTGGAGAAGCTGCTAAAGGAGGGCAGCAGTAACCAGCAGGTGTTTGACTGGATAGAG GCCAACCTGAGTGAGCAGCAGGTAGCATCCAACACACTAGTTCGAGCTCTCATGACAACTGTCTGCTATTCTGCAATTATCT TTGAGACGCCGCTCCGAGTGGATGTCGCGGTGCTGAAAGCGCGAGCGAAACTGCTCCAGAAATACCTGTGTGATGAGCAAAAGGAGCTGCAGGCGCTCTACGCCCTCCAGGCCCTTGTAGTGACCCTAGAACAGCCTGCCA ACCTGCTTCGGATGTTCTTTGACACGCTGTATGATGAGGATGTGGTGAAAGAGGATGCCTTCTACAGCTGGGAGAGTAGCAAGGACCCTGCTGAGCAACAGGGCAAGGGCGTGGCCCTTAAATCTGTCACAGCCTTCTTCAAGTGGCTTcgtgaggcagaggaggaggagtctGACCACAACTGA